From one Candidatus Poribacteria bacterium genomic stretch:
- a CDS encoding Gfo/Idh/MocA family oxidoreductase codes for MGIGVGIVGLGMFGASWIHHYKIHPDVERLALCDLRADVLAAQAQKHGISETYASLDDICKSDLDALVIITQPWLHAGQAIQAMNAGKHAYTAVPAANTLDECDALVRAVERTGMIYMNGETSYFRPTAAFCRKKAAEGAFGEFIYGEAEYFHDMSHGLYDICRKRWGDQWSEDKAGGVPMHYPTHSTSFIISVMRAHMVSVSARGFTLPGDDWFREDTIYRNTFSNEVGLFEMSNRASARICEFRRVGHPGSERVSGIYGTKGSYEENLAGMVWATTTTVERVDPPQHFEPLPEPVARDLGGHGGSHAYLVHEFVDSVNRQRMPRINVWESVRYCAPGIVAHESSMRDGEKLMIPDWGDAPA; via the coding sequence ATGGGCATCGGAGTCGGCATCGTCGGATTGGGCATGTTCGGCGCGTCGTGGATTCACCACTACAAGATCCATCCGGACGTCGAACGTCTGGCGCTCTGCGACCTGCGCGCGGACGTCCTCGCCGCCCAGGCGCAGAAGCACGGCATCTCCGAGACCTACGCCAGCCTCGACGACATCTGCAAGAGCGACCTCGATGCGCTCGTCATCATCACGCAGCCGTGGCTCCACGCTGGGCAGGCGATCCAGGCGATGAACGCCGGCAAGCACGCCTACACGGCCGTCCCCGCCGCGAACACGCTCGACGAATGCGACGCCCTCGTCCGCGCGGTCGAGCGCACCGGCATGATCTACATGAACGGCGAGACGAGCTACTTCCGCCCCACCGCCGCGTTCTGCCGCAAGAAGGCCGCCGAAGGAGCCTTCGGAGAGTTCATCTACGGCGAGGCGGAGTACTTCCACGACATGTCTCACGGGCTCTACGACATCTGCCGCAAGCGTTGGGGCGATCAGTGGAGCGAGGACAAGGCAGGCGGCGTCCCGATGCACTACCCGACTCACTCGACCAGCTTCATTATCTCCGTGATGCGGGCGCACATGGTCTCCGTGTCGGCGCGCGGGTTCACTCTCCCTGGCGACGACTGGTTCCGCGAGGACACGATCTACAGGAACACCTTCTCGAACGAAGTCGGGCTCTTCGAGATGAGCAACAGGGCATCGGCGCGCATCTGCGAGTTCCGGCGCGTCGGGCATCCCGGCAGCGAGCGCGTCAGCGGCATCTACGGGACGAAGGGCTCCTACGAGGAGAACCTCGCGGGCATGGTCTGGGCGACGACGACGACCGTCGAGCGCGTCGATCCGCCGCAGCACTTCGAGCCGCTGCCGGAGCCGGTCGCCCGCGATCTGGGCGGCCATGGCGGCTCGCACGCCTACCTCGTCCATGAGTTCGTCGATTCCGTGAACCGCCAACGGATGCCGCGCATCAACGTGTGGGAATCGGTGCGCTACTGCGCGCCCGGCATCGTCGCCCACGAATCCTCGA
- a CDS encoding potassium channel family protein has product MERVTFENYASFAAAEFRKDVSFGRSVFHAGTTFQKGLFLGKARFDGTVFGGTAHWTWVRFDEDVSFRRATFAGQLPGRCGAQDERDGVANFALTRFRHPADCAGVKYWPDTLRQWWIYHLRHLLWRQKVSGIRSVAIGWFRKRLAAVYWKLRDLVWRGKPSGNLRVTVTYEPRWLARRLRPYSRYPSGLPGLGTRFVLDTQNIDGQSNPIFRRYVADQQFVCSFCESHRIWGRAWRWTCDYGRSTWRWVILSLTILLGCGWAYSPQSDWLLAPLRLDPVVSLKAATGSDGGCLTPYYFSVVTFTTLGFGDIVPLNTAGQVWVISEVLSGYLMLGLLLSVFSNRLLRRS; this is encoded by the coding sequence ATGGAGCGCGTCACGTTCGAGAATTATGCCAGTTTCGCCGCTGCGGAGTTCAGGAAGGACGTTTCGTTTGGCCGCTCCGTGTTCCATGCGGGGACGACCTTCCAGAAGGGGCTGTTCCTCGGCAAGGCACGCTTTGACGGAACAGTTTTCGGTGGCACGGCGCATTGGACATGGGTAAGGTTTGATGAAGACGTCTCGTTTCGGCGCGCGACGTTCGCTGGTCAACTGCCCGGACGTTGTGGAGCCCAGGACGAACGTGATGGCGTTGCGAACTTCGCGCTGACTCGCTTTCGCCATCCCGCCGACTGCGCCGGCGTCAAGTACTGGCCCGACACACTGCGACAATGGTGGATCTATCACCTGCGCCACCTTCTATGGCGGCAGAAGGTCTCGGGCATTCGGTCGGTTGCGATTGGCTGGTTTCGAAAGCGACTGGCAGCGGTCTACTGGAAGTTGCGTGACCTCGTGTGGCGCGGCAAACCCAGCGGCAATCTGCGTGTGACGGTGACATACGAACCGCGATGGCTCGCGAGGCGACTGCGGCCTTACTCGCGGTATCCAAGCGGCCTTCCGGGGTTGGGAACTCGATTCGTCCTCGACACCCAGAACATTGATGGACAGTCAAATCCTATATTCAGGCGGTACGTCGCCGATCAGCAGTTCGTCTGTTCGTTCTGCGAGAGCCACCGAATCTGGGGACGAGCCTGGCGTTGGACGTGCGATTACGGTCGGAGCACCTGGCGATGGGTCATCCTCTCGCTGACGATCCTGCTCGGATGTGGATGGGCATACAGCCCACAGAGCGACTGGTTGCTGGCTCCGCTGCGCCTTGATCCGGTGGTCAGCCTCAAAGCGGCAACAGGTTCCGACGGTGGATGCTTGACGCCCTACTATTTCAGTGTTGTGACGTTCACAACGCTCGGCTTTGGAGACATCGTGCCGCTGAATACGGCTGGTCAGGTCTGGGTGATTTCAGAGGTTCTGAGCGGCTACCTGATGCTCGGATTGCTGTTGAGCGTCTTCTCCAATCGGCTCCTGCGTCGAAGCTAG